The Pochonia chlamydosporia 170 chromosome 1, whole genome shotgun sequence genome window below encodes:
- a CDS encoding N-terminal binuclear Zn cluster-containing/DNA binding domain-containing protein (similar to Metarhizium robertsii ARSEF 23 XP_007820567.2) — protein MTIETMQNSVSKTGLDARLAARHNKHTTPTAGISPGYIQANMIVLPSRYAADFRNLCARNPVPCPLIAESSSTGSFSSIKTCIKGLEDRGVVSTECDLRTDLARYMVYKNSKLVASHVQDVIEQWTEDHVAFLIGCSYSFETELIRAGLPPQHILLGRNVSMYRTTTRLCPAGVFVGGTYVVSMRMYKRSQIGRVREVTSRFGVTHGEPVDWGWEAVGRLGIRDLGEPEWGDAPVLKGGFAVDDGDREDEEEVPVFWGCGVTPQDAVMRAGLEGVVLAHAPGYMLVLDVKDEDILDVL, from the coding sequence ATGACGATTGAAACTATGCAAAACTCCGTTTCAAAAACCGGCTTGGATGCCCGTTTGGCAGCACGACACAACAAGCACACAACTCCAACAGCAGGCATATCACCTGGCTACATTCAGGCAAACATGATCGTCCTACCGTCTCGTTATGCCGCCGATTTCCGTAACCTATGTGCAAGAAATCCAGTTCCCTGCCCTCTCATCGCTGAGTCATCCTCCACTGGGTCGTTCTCCTCTATCAAGACTTGTATCAAAGGTCTTGAAGATAGAGGCGTTGTTTCGACAGAGTGCGATTTACGAACGGACTTGGCTCGCTACATGGTCTACAAGAATTCAAAGCTCGTCGCGTCCCATGTCCAGGATGTTATTGAGCAGTGGACCGAGGACCACGTCGCCTTTCTAATAGGCTGTTCTTATAGCTTTGAAACGGAGCTCATACGCGCGGGACTGCCGCCACAGCATATCCTGCTGGGAAGGAATGTGTCCATGTATAGGACGACGACGCGTCTATGTCCGGCGGGCGTGTTTGTTGGAGGGACGTATGTTGTCTCTATGAGGATGTATAAGAGGAGTCAGATTGGGAGGGTTAGAGAGGTGACGAGTAGGTTTGGCGTGACGCATGGAGAGCCGGTGGATTGGGGGTGGGAGGCGGTTGGGAGGTTGGGGATAAGGGATTTGGGGGAGCCGGAATGGGGTGATGCGCCGGTTTTGAAGGGTGGTTTTGcggttgatgatggggatagggaggacgaggaggaggttcCTGTGTTTTGGGGATGTGGTGTCACGCCGCAGGATGCGGTTATGAGGGCTGGTTTGGAGGGAGTTGTGTTGGCGCATGCGCCGGGGTATATGTTGGTTTTGGATGTGAAGGATGAGGATATTTTGGATGTGTTGtga
- a CDS encoding transcription factor (similar to Beauveria bassiana ARSEF 2860 XP_008597641.1), translating to MEATPIGESIKTSCERCRRRKIKCDRKRPCSRCVKAGTECILQGTGEKQRPVSKSYVHALEGQISALEQVIRKLAIADNAERDEILSELPLTTAPDNGGLDEQPQPDVAANHDVAAARVRAGQLRRPRDGNATQFFGGTSSLHIHFSRDESQMTSPPSGNEDGTMAPADSQFVLGIAATTTTTGFTPEESSPSSGCFQYAPHDETSQMLMAAFFKEQYQYNMVVYREYFLRDYDIGSGRYYSDLLLYSMCSLSALLYDDFFKLSDVFSGQAQALLFGTLDKPDLTTLQALILLGHREIAVGQASKGWLFCGMAFRLAHEMGLHLDPSNWDGSTGSSREREILRRVYWGIFIADKQLSLYFGRPPALYPSESDVRNTIRMQYPPDWQNLFETYICNNATVSEYENGVALVGSFIYQAELSKIIHVMITDLFENRRGDVDPAIAAAKSRKIHLSLTKWLASLPGTLHWNQWTVGQVPSPVLHLHLLFHTVMIILHRPPSNMFEKPGISESEDVEICYESLQAILRLMRSYSRFYRYRSLPLDFVQTLSTAAGAVMMKRFFQKSSWDDPDIERSLSLLTEAMDDIQNTWPCVKEIRDCVTVARQRRETTVPPSVPLNAPDLMNGLELGSADATNDFMTSFEDDLGTLITDEFLSAQLQVQDGSAFDLEPFDFNNPPGRIDSRQ from the exons atggaggcaaCACCTATAGGAGAATCAATCAAGACATC GTGTGAACGATGTCGACGTCGAAAG ATCAAGTGTGATCGTAAAAGACCCTGCTCGCGATGTGTCAAAGCAGGAACAGAATGTATTTTACAAGGAACTGGCGAAAAGCAGAG GCCCGTCTCCAAAAGCTATGTGCACGCTTTAGAGGGACAAATTAGTGCCCTGGAGCAGGTTATTCGCAAGTTGGCTATTGCGGATAACGCAGAAAGAGATGAGATTCTGTCGGAACTGCCTCTGACGACGGCACCGGACAACGGTGGACTAGATGAACAGCCTCAGCCAGACGTCGCGGCTAATCATGATGTTGCAGCTGCGCGTGTACGTGCCGGGCAGTTAAGACGTCCGCGAGACGGCAATGCGACACAGTTCTTTGGCGGAACTAGTTCACTTCATATTCACTTCTCAAGGGACGAATCGCAGATGACATCTCCTCCCTCGGGAAATGAGGACGGTACAATGGCACCAGCTGACAGCCAGTTTGTTTTGGGAatagcagcaacaacaaccacaacaggGTTCACGCCTGAAGAGTCAAGCCCTAGTAGTGGGTGCTTTCAATATGCGCCTCATGATGAAACGTCTCAAATGTTGATGGCCGCCTTTTTCAAGGAACAGTACCAGTACAACATGGTGGTTTACCGCGAATACTTTTTACGAGACTACGACATTGGCTCTGGGAGATATTACTCAGATTTGCTCCTATACTCGATGTGCTCGCTCTCAGCCCTCCTGTACGACGACTTTTTCAAATTATCTGACGTATTTTCTGGTCAAGCCCAAGCACTGCTTTTTGGGACCTTGGATAAACCTGACCTTACCACGCTCCAAGCGCTTATCCTGCTTGGGCATCGAGAGATTGCTGTAGGGCAAGCGTCTAAAGGGTGGCTCTTTTGTGGTATGGCTTTTCGACTCGCTCACGAGATGGGTTTGCACCTTGATCCGAGTAACTGGGATGGCTCCACGGGATCATCAAGGGAGAGAGAGATCCTCCGTAGGGTCTACTGGGGAATCTTCATAGCCGATAAGCAGTTGAGTCTGTACTTTGGTCGACCTCCAGCTCTCTACCCCAGCGAATCAGACGTACGGAATACAATCCGGATGCAATATCCTCCGGACTGGCAAAACCTGTTCGAGACGTATATTTGCAACAATGCGACGGTGTCAGAGTACGAGAACGGCGTTGCGCTAGTGGGCTCTTTCATATATCAAGCAGAACTGTCCAAAATTATCCACGTCATGATTACGGATCTCTTTGAAAACCGGCGAGGCGATGTCGATCCTGCGATTGCAGCGGCCAAATCTCGCAAGATTCATCTGTCTCTAACGAAATGGCTGGCGAGTCTTCCGGGTACACTGCATTGGAATCAATGGACAGTTGGCCAAGTGCCATCGCCGGTGCTACACTTGCA CTTGTTGTTTCACACAGTCATGATTATTCTCCATCGACCGCCGTCAAACATGTTCGAGAAGCCCGGGATCTCTGAAAGCGAAGACGTCGAAATTTGTTACGAGTCATTACAAGCCATATTGCGCCTCATGCGAAGTTATTCGCGTTTCTATCGGTACAGATCTCTTCCTCTGGACTTTGTACAAACGCTTTCCACGGCTGCAGGAGCTGTTATGATGAAGCGGTTCTTCCAAAAGTCCTCATGGGATGATCCTGACATAGAACGGTCGCTGTCGCTGTTGACGGAGGCCATGGATGACATACAAAATACTTGGCCATGTGTCAAGGAGATTCGTGATTGCGTTACTGTGGCAAGACAACGACGCGAGACAACTGTGCCACCATCTGTGCCTCTGAATGCGCCGGATTTGATGAATGGGCTGGAGCTTGGTAGTGCTGACGCCACGAATGACTTTATGACCAGCTTTGAAGACGACCTCGGCACATTGATCACAGACGAATTTCTGAGtgctcaactccaagtcCAGGATGGGAGTGCATTCGATCTGGAGCCGTTTGACTTTAACAACCCGCCAGGGAGAATAGATTCCCGGCAATGA
- a CDS encoding glycosyl transferase (similar to Metarhizium acridum CQMa 102 XP_007812497.1) — MRMHSPPRSSSTTRSRPIFWVIPVIIFITVLLFQDVIYQTWALISLNMHWRANAADFILSAEHDNFDVTFANYTHDQLTAGDGYEDIVPPVLHHIALGTKREEWRPQWEEALQSCVDLHPGWQTRLWTDDDAAPFIEDKFPELKEMWDNYPFPIERIDALRYMILYEHGGAILDLDVRCRQALGPLRRFGFVAPEAHPTGFSISFLMAGRHNPFIGTILDNLPAFNKRWFGLPYAAVMFSTGGHFASVLHTLQANRKDYKILPGPLHSLNGRVVTPLFEHLGSSSWHSYDAQLITMLGNAHLMPIFFGVGIALALFVRRRMIIRRLRLS; from the coding sequence ATGCGAATGCACAGCCCCCCTCGatcatcatccacaacgAGATCTCGGCCGATATTTTGGGTAATTCCCGTAATAATCTTTATTACCGTATTACTCTTCCAGGACGTCATTTACCAAACATGGGCTCTGATATCGCTGAATATGCACTGGCGTGCCAACGCTGCTGATTTTATCCTTTCTGCTGAGCACGACAATTTTGACGTTACTTTTGCGAATTACACCCACGATCAACTTACCGCAGGCGATGGCTATGAGGATATTGTTCCACCCGTGCTGCACCACATTGCCCTGGGCACCAAGAGAGAGGAATGGCGGCCGCAGTGGGAGGAGGCATTGCAGAGCTGTGTCGATTTGCATCCCGGCTGGCAGACACGACTTTGGAcagatgacgatgccgctCCCTTTATCGAGGATAAGTTTCCCGAGCTCAAGGAGATGTGGGATAACTATCCCTTCCCGATTGAGCGCATTGACGCCCTGCGATACATGATTTTGTACGAACACGGAGGAGCTATTCTCGACTTGGACGTGCGATGCAGACAAGCCTTGGGACCTCTTCGACGATTTGGCTTTGTCGCGCCAGAGGCTCACCCGACGGGCTTTTCCATTAGTTTTCTCATGGCCGGCCGACATAACCCGTTTATTGGCACCATTCTCGACAACCTGCCGGCCTTTAACAAGCGGTGGTTTGGGCTTCCTTATGCGGCTGTCATGTTCAGCACCGGCGGTCATTTTGCCTCCGTACTGCACACGCTGCAGGCAAACCGAAAAGATTACAAGATCCTCCCCGGTCCTCTTCACAGCCTCAATGGCAGAGTGGTCACGCCTCTTTTCGAACACCTGGGTAGTTCTTCGTGGCACTCGTATGATGCGcaactcatcaccatgcTCGGCAACGCGCATCTGATGCCCATTTTCTTTGGTGTAGGCATTGCGCTGGCGTTGTTTGTCAGGAGACGCATGATTATTAGGCGCTTACGGTTATCATGA